Proteins encoded within one genomic window of Triticum aestivum cultivar Chinese Spring chromosome 2D, IWGSC CS RefSeq v2.1, whole genome shotgun sequence:
- the LOC123052454 gene encoding transcription factor UDT1 isoform X1, with protein sequence MPRRPRASRGGSGGEEVKMEDFVESMLNLGGGGEGEESEEGEQLPAADATQYKSKNLDAERRRRGRLNTNILKLRAVVPNITKMSKESTLADAIGHIKKLQNQVLELQSQLADSPGEAWEKQGSASCSESFAPNDNIHYQGQVELIPLGSCKYNLKIFWTKRAGLFTKVLEALCNYNVQVLSLNTITYYGYAESFFCIEPASSACLHLQVKGEQDVVMVELRDLLSSIVEVPSI encoded by the exons ATGCCGCGCCGCCCGAGGGCTtcccgcggcggcagcggcggcgaggagGTGAAGATGGAGGACTTCGTTGAGTCGATGCTGaacctgggcggcggcggcgagggcgaggagaGCGAGGAGGGGGAGCAGCTGCCGGCGGCGGACGCCACGCAGTACAAGTCCAAGAACCTGGACGCCGAGCGCCGGAGGAGGGGCAGGCTCAACACCAACATCCTCAAGCTCAGGGCCGTCGTGCCCAACATCACAAAG ATGAGCAAGGAGTCCACCCTGGCGGACGCCATCGGTCACATCAAGAAGCTCCAGAACCAGGTCCTCGAGCTGCAGAGCCAGCTCGCCGACTCGCCCGGCGAGGCCTGGGAGAAGCAaggcagcgcctcctgctccgaaTCCTTCGCCCCCAACGACAACATCCATTATCAG GGTCAGGTGGAGCTGATACCTCTAGGGAGTTGTAAGTACAACCTCAAGATCTTCTGGACCAAAAGGGCAGGCCTCTTCACCAAGGTGCTGGAGGCACTCTGCAACTACAATGTGCAAGTGCTTAGCCTCAACACCATCACCTACTATGGCTATGCAGAGAGTTTCTTCTGCATCGAG CCGGCTTCTTCTGCATGTCTCCATTTGCAGGTTAAGGGTGAGCAGGATGTTGTGATGGTGGAGCTAAGGGACCTCCTGTCCAGTATTGTGGAGGTTCCAAGCATTTGA
- the LOC123052454 gene encoding transcription factor UDT1 isoform X2, translated as MPRRPRASRGGSGGEEVKMEDFVESMLNLGGGGEGEESEEGEQLPAADATQYKSKNLDAERRRRGRLNTNILKLRAVVPNITKMSKESTLADAIGHIKKLQNQVLELQSQLADSPGEAWEKQGSASCSESFAPNDNIHYQGQVELIPLGSCKYNLKIFWTKRAGLFTKVLEALCNYNVQVLSLNTITYYGYAESFFCIEVKGEQDVVMVELRDLLSSIVEVPSI; from the exons ATGCCGCGCCGCCCGAGGGCTtcccgcggcggcagcggcggcgaggagGTGAAGATGGAGGACTTCGTTGAGTCGATGCTGaacctgggcggcggcggcgagggcgaggagaGCGAGGAGGGGGAGCAGCTGCCGGCGGCGGACGCCACGCAGTACAAGTCCAAGAACCTGGACGCCGAGCGCCGGAGGAGGGGCAGGCTCAACACCAACATCCTCAAGCTCAGGGCCGTCGTGCCCAACATCACAAAG ATGAGCAAGGAGTCCACCCTGGCGGACGCCATCGGTCACATCAAGAAGCTCCAGAACCAGGTCCTCGAGCTGCAGAGCCAGCTCGCCGACTCGCCCGGCGAGGCCTGGGAGAAGCAaggcagcgcctcctgctccgaaTCCTTCGCCCCCAACGACAACATCCATTATCAG GGTCAGGTGGAGCTGATACCTCTAGGGAGTTGTAAGTACAACCTCAAGATCTTCTGGACCAAAAGGGCAGGCCTCTTCACCAAGGTGCTGGAGGCACTCTGCAACTACAATGTGCAAGTGCTTAGCCTCAACACCATCACCTACTATGGCTATGCAGAGAGTTTCTTCTGCATCGAG GTTAAGGGTGAGCAGGATGTTGTGATGGTGGAGCTAAGGGACCTCCTGTCCAGTATTGTGGAGGTTCCAAGCATTTGA